One Lentisphaerota bacterium genomic region harbors:
- a CDS encoding ferrous iron transport protein A, with the protein MTTVHHSHQTHHPAPHHAGVPLTHTRPGQRIRVIAVDAGHALVARLCALGLTPGITAEVVAVGAGPVVLNVMGSRIVLGHGMADQVRVRLAPVASPAR; encoded by the coding sequence ATGACGACCGTACACCACTCCCATCAGACGCACCATCCGGCCCCGCATCACGCGGGCGTCCCGCTGACCCACACCCGGCCCGGCCAGCGGATTCGTGTCATCGCCGTAGACGCCGGCCATGCCCTCGTCGCACGGCTCTGCGCCCTGGGCCTCACCCCCGGCATCACCGCCGAGGTGGTCGCCGTCGGCGCGGGCCCCGTCGTTCTCAATGTGATGGGCAGCCGCATCGTTCTCGGGCACGGCATGGCTGACCAGGTGCGGGTGAGGCTCGCCCCCGTGGCGTCGCCAGCGCGGTAG
- the feoB gene encoding ferrous iron transport protein B, producing MADMISRDKAEAAADNPLTVALAGNPNAGKTTLFNALTGARQHVGNYPGVTVETFQGSCMHGRTRLNLVDLPGTYSLTAYSPEERVARTFLIQERPDVVVAVVDATNLERNLYLAVQILELGLPLVLALNMSDLAARRGIAFDLTLLQTLLGAPIIPTVGKTGEGKAELLDAVIATGRRAASSTPLRIDYGEALEAEIAPMQRRLETLGALPDGIPARWLAVKLLEGDADLVARLAHPDIAAAAAEAAHRLESLVGDSAEALIADRRYGFISGACQEAVRHTVERRHEFSDTIDTVVTDRLFGLPIFLGLMYFVFTLTFTLGGPPMQWIESGFEVLRGAIGGLWPAGSASLLRSLLVNGVIGGVGGVLVFLPNILLLFLAIAILEDSGYMARAAFLMDRIMHKMGLHGKSFMPMLIGFGCSVPAILATRTLESRRDRLTTMLVVPLMSCGARLPIYALIIPAFFPEPWHGPVLWGIYLIGIALAVVSAKVLKSTLLRGETPPFVMELPPYRMPTLRSLSIHLWNRGGAYLKKAGTIILGISVILWAMQQWPGLPAGQTEAFAERRVAAEALVDDAAREQALAAVGGEEAEASLRASLMGRLGRSLEPVLRPCGFDWRLSTAMIGALAAKEVFVTQMGIIYALGGEQDEASVPLREKIRADYTPLAGFCVMLFCLISAPCMATIAVTRRESGSWRWALLQLGGLTLLAWVVTAAVFQIGSLLGIGT from the coding sequence ATGGCGGACATGATCAGCCGGGACAAAGCCGAGGCGGCGGCAGACAACCCGCTCACCGTCGCCCTGGCGGGCAACCCGAACGCGGGCAAGACGACCCTGTTCAACGCGCTCACGGGCGCCCGGCAGCATGTGGGCAACTACCCCGGCGTGACCGTGGAGACCTTTCAGGGCTCCTGCATGCACGGGCGGACCCGGCTGAACCTCGTTGATCTTCCTGGCACCTACAGCCTCACGGCCTATTCGCCCGAAGAGCGGGTCGCCCGGACGTTTCTGATTCAGGAGCGTCCCGATGTCGTCGTTGCCGTCGTCGACGCGACCAATCTGGAGCGGAATCTCTACCTGGCCGTGCAGATTCTGGAGCTCGGGTTGCCGCTGGTGCTGGCGCTCAACATGTCGGATCTGGCCGCCCGTCGCGGCATCGCCTTTGATCTCACGCTCCTGCAGACGCTCCTCGGCGCGCCGATCATTCCGACGGTTGGCAAAACGGGTGAGGGCAAGGCGGAGCTGCTCGACGCGGTAATCGCCACAGGCCGCCGCGCAGCATCCTCCACCCCGCTGCGCATCGATTACGGCGAGGCGCTGGAAGCCGAGATCGCGCCGATGCAGCGCCGGCTGGAGACGCTCGGCGCGCTCCCGGACGGCATTCCGGCCCGCTGGCTGGCGGTGAAGCTGCTCGAGGGTGACGCCGATCTGGTTGCGCGGCTCGCCCACCCGGACATCGCCGCCGCTGCTGCGGAGGCGGCTCATCGGCTGGAGTCGCTCGTCGGCGATAGCGCCGAGGCGCTCATCGCCGACCGCCGGTACGGCTTCATCTCCGGCGCCTGCCAGGAGGCCGTGCGACATACCGTCGAGCGCCGGCATGAGTTTTCGGACACGATCGACACCGTGGTCACCGACCGGCTCTTTGGCCTGCCGATCTTTCTCGGTCTGATGTATTTCGTGTTCACCCTCACCTTTACGCTGGGCGGCCCCCCCATGCAGTGGATCGAGTCGGGGTTCGAAGTCCTGCGCGGGGCCATCGGCGGACTGTGGCCAGCGGGCTCCGCCAGCCTCTTGCGCAGCCTGCTGGTCAACGGGGTCATTGGTGGCGTGGGCGGCGTGCTCGTCTTTCTGCCCAACATCCTCCTTCTGTTTCTGGCCATTGCCATCTTGGAGGACAGCGGCTACATGGCGCGCGCGGCCTTTCTGATGGATCGCATCATGCACAAGATGGGGCTGCACGGAAAGAGCTTCATGCCGATGCTGATCGGTTTCGGCTGTTCCGTTCCGGCCATTCTGGCCACGCGGACGCTGGAAAGCAGGCGCGACCGGCTGACCACGATGCTGGTGGTGCCGCTGATGAGCTGTGGCGCGCGGCTGCCGATCTACGCGCTGATCATTCCGGCGTTCTTTCCTGAACCCTGGCACGGACCGGTGCTGTGGGGCATTTACCTGATTGGCATCGCGCTGGCGGTCGTCAGCGCCAAAGTCCTGAAATCCACCCTTCTCCGTGGCGAGACGCCGCCCTTCGTGATGGAGTTGCCGCCCTATCGGATGCCGACGCTGCGCAGCCTATCCATTCACCTGTGGAACCGCGGCGGCGCCTATCTCAAGAAGGCAGGGACGATCATCCTTGGCATCTCCGTCATCCTCTGGGCGATGCAGCAGTGGCCGGGCCTTCCCGCCGGGCAGACGGAGGCGTTTGCCGAGCGGCGTGTCGCCGCCGAGGCGCTGGTCGACGATGCGGCCCGGGAGCAGGCGCTCGCGGCGGTCGGTGGCGAGGAGGCCGAAGCGTCGCTGCGGGCCTCGCTGATGGGGCGCCTCGGCCGCAGCCTGGAGCCGGTGTTGCGTCCCTGCGGCTTCGACTGGAGGCTCTCCACCGCCATGATCGGCGCCCTCGCCGCCAAGGAAGTTTTTGTGACGCAGATGGGCATCATCTACGCGCTCGGCGGGGAACAGGACGAGGCGTCGGTGCCGCTGCGCGAAAAGATCCGGGCCGACTACACGCCGCTCGCGGGTTTCTGCGTGATGCTCTTCTGCCTGATCAGCGCCCCCTGCATGGCCACCATCGCCGTGACGCGCCGCGAGAGTGGCTCGTGGCGCTGGGCGCTGCTCCAGCTCGGCGGTCTGACCCTGCTGGCGTGGGTCGTGACCGCCGCCGTCTTCCAGATCGGCAGCCTGCTGGGAATCGGAACCTGA
- a CDS encoding MBL fold metallo-hydrolase: MLLPMNYEIIVVGSFEVNCVVLWKDPRAAWVIDPGADPEVILDFLHKHEMGVALYFLTHGHIDHVSALDALLAAHPAPVHLHAGDVSFAFSSLNRFPPYFSVPARPASLVPTPVDAPPLTAGGITADRLHTPGHTPGCQCLWFKEDKLLLSGDTLFAGSVGRTDLPGGCGKTLQLSLRRLTALPADTLVIPGHGPTTTLAIEKRDNPYLAE; encoded by the coding sequence ATGCTCTTACCCATGAATTACGAAATCATTGTTGTCGGCTCGTTCGAGGTGAACTGCGTGGTGCTGTGGAAAGACCCGCGTGCTGCCTGGGTGATCGATCCAGGCGCCGATCCTGAGGTGATCCTCGATTTTCTGCATAAGCATGAGATGGGAGTCGCCCTCTATTTCCTGACCCATGGGCACATCGACCATGTGTCGGCGCTGGATGCCCTTCTCGCGGCGCACCCTGCCCCCGTCCATCTGCATGCGGGCGATGTCTCCTTCGCGTTCTCGTCGCTGAATCGCTTTCCTCCGTACTTCTCGGTCCCGGCGCGGCCGGCCTCCCTGGTGCCGACACCTGTGGACGCCCCGCCCCTGACGGCGGGCGGCATCACCGCCGACAGGCTCCACACACCCGGCCACACGCCCGGTTGCCAGTGTTTGTGGTTTAAAGAAGACAAGCTGCTCCTCAGTGGCGACACCCTCTTCGCCGGGTCCGTCGGCCGCACCGACCTTCCCGGCGGATGCGGCAAAACCCTTCAGCTCTCCCTTCGGCGCCTGACGGCCCTTCCGGCCGACACCCTCGTGATTCCCGGCCACGGCCCCACCACGACGCTGGCCATCGAAAAGCGGGACAATCCCTATTTGGCGGAGTGA